The proteins below come from a single Saccharophagus degradans 2-40 genomic window:
- a CDS encoding aminotransferase class V-fold PLP-dependent enzyme, with the protein MHSGKQDNWLSLREDIPACTNSVYLNSAGASPTHSATHHVMVAHLQLERELGGYQAAIKAMPAIEAFYTNIGTLINAQPHEISYCENATRAWQMAFYALNLTKGDRVITHISEYSSNLIAMQHRAERDGIIIDMAPSLTDGTIDTANLEQLITPRTKVIAITHIAMHLGMVNPVNNIGEIANRHNLIFMLDACQSLGQRVINVENIGCHILTATGRKFLRGPRGTGLLYVNASILPTLQPAFIDNLSATWQADGSFCLSQTNTRFESWERNISGMLGLAKAVEILNQIGPHGAQARVSELASYAVTSLTGSRFTTFESTCESTDKTPRETASDKLSGIITLKLEHTVNPFDIAQQLEQQGVHLSVIKRQQAFPYFRFRHVEQEGIIRIGLHYFNTHADIDFLNTQLQAIAPNT; encoded by the coding sequence TAGCGCTGGCGCTTCTCCCACCCATAGCGCTACGCACCATGTTATGGTGGCGCACTTGCAACTCGAGCGAGAGCTGGGCGGCTATCAAGCGGCCATAAAAGCCATGCCTGCTATAGAAGCTTTTTACACTAACATTGGCACACTTATAAATGCGCAGCCCCACGAAATAAGCTACTGCGAAAACGCAACGCGCGCTTGGCAAATGGCATTTTATGCATTGAACTTAACCAAAGGCGATAGAGTAATTACTCATATTTCGGAATACAGTTCGAATTTAATAGCCATGCAGCATCGCGCCGAGCGCGACGGTATTATTATTGATATGGCACCAAGCCTTACAGATGGCACTATCGATACCGCCAACCTTGAACAACTTATCACCCCCCGCACCAAAGTGATTGCCATCACCCATATTGCCATGCACTTAGGAATGGTTAACCCAGTAAACAACATTGGCGAAATAGCGAATCGACACAACTTAATTTTTATGCTCGACGCCTGCCAATCTTTAGGCCAGCGGGTAATTAACGTAGAAAATATTGGCTGCCACATTCTTACTGCAACGGGTAGAAAATTTTTACGCGGCCCCAGAGGCACAGGGTTGCTGTATGTAAATGCCAGCATACTACCTACATTACAGCCCGCTTTTATCGACAACCTTTCTGCTACTTGGCAAGCAGACGGCAGCTTTTGCCTAAGCCAAACCAATACGCGTTTTGAAAGCTGGGAACGCAATATTAGTGGTATGTTAGGGCTCGCCAAGGCGGTAGAAATACTTAATCAAATTGGCCCACACGGTGCGCAAGCGCGTGTAAGTGAGCTTGCTAGCTACGCGGTTACTTCACTCACCGGCAGCCGTTTCACCACCTTCGAATCGACTTGCGAATCGACAGACAAAACCCCGCGCGAAACAGCCAGCGACAAACTCTCTGGCATTATTACCCTTAAGCTAGAACACACGGTCAACCCATTCGATATTGCACAACAGCTTGAGCAACAAGGCGTGCACCTATCGGTAATTAAACGCCAGCAGGCTTTCCCTTACTTTCGTTTTAGGCATGTCGAGCAGGAGGGGATTATTAGAATAGGGTTGCATTACTTTAATACACATGCGGATATCGACTTTTTAAACACTCAACTACAAGCAATTGCGCCCAACACTTAA
- a CDS encoding transporter substrate-binding domain-containing protein: protein MPKSHSNSGNPFRTFYWDLANIALHPARSQCTNLELKEKQEWLSYERLRLQLKENKKMDIIWGVSSYVRETELQPIKIDLLKGLNGYRAIVVKKSRIEEFQNSNLTALQKYSVGSAYHWIDSKVLAANGFKVITFSDFNTMYPMLEHGRFGFASRGLDQLWDELSQAADQDIAPVPNLYFHYELPVYFFVRNDDKKLAACVRTGLLAAIADGSYQKLYDGVRSFKEGEKLLQQKGNTIIELVNPFSIAPYAN from the coding sequence ATGCCTAAATCCCACAGTAATAGTGGTAACCCTTTTCGCACTTTTTATTGGGATTTAGCCAATATTGCTTTACATCCCGCGCGCTCGCAGTGCACCAATTTAGAATTAAAGGAAAAGCAAGAGTGGCTGAGTTACGAACGGCTGCGCTTGCAACTAAAAGAAAATAAAAAAATGGATATTATTTGGGGGGTATCGAGTTATGTGCGCGAAACTGAGCTGCAGCCAATAAAAATAGATTTATTAAAAGGGTTAAACGGCTATCGCGCTATTGTAGTTAAAAAAAGCCGAATAGAAGAATTCCAAAATAGTAACTTAACAGCATTGCAAAAATATTCAGTAGGTTCTGCCTACCATTGGATCGATTCCAAGGTGTTGGCTGCTAATGGTTTTAAAGTGATTACCTTCTCCGATTTTAATACCATGTACCCCATGCTAGAGCACGGTCGCTTTGGTTTTGCCTCAAGAGGACTAGATCAGTTGTGGGACGAGCTCAGTCAAGCTGCAGACCAAGATATAGCCCCCGTGCCTAATCTTTATTTTCACTATGAGTTACCGGTTTATTTCTTTGTGCGAAACGACGATAAAAAATTGGCAGCGTGCGTGCGTACCGGTTTACTCGCGGCCATTGCCGATGGCAGTTACCAAAAACTCTATGATGGCGTGCGCAGTTTTAAAGAGGGAGAGAAACTACTGCAGCAAAAGGGCAACACTATTATCGAGCTGGTGAATCCATTTTCTATTGCGCCATATGCAAACTAA